The following are encoded in a window of Pectinophora gossypiella chromosome 24, ilPecGoss1.1, whole genome shotgun sequence genomic DNA:
- the LOC126377744 gene encoding facilitated trehalose transporter Tret1-like, whose translation MTRTGTVSPFYRQCFVTAAVCGHIIGHGCALGYPAVLLPKLEAPGSSLPITKEMSSWIASAMAIPMLLGNFMSPPIMDRLGRKTAHYTVAVPVLVGWIVIIMATSFEALVIGRILHGLSFGLNLPLRSVLIGEYTSPKNRGAFLTMVSLAQSFGIFFVHLIGSLISWQKTALICILFSFASLIMTIYSPESPSYLAARGKYDDCREVFRWLRGDEEDDELDSMIQARQDIKANGVTRRKGAKEMLVTIKKKEFYKPILLMVHAYAMVEFAGGTTMASYSTVIIGLILGPNANVNFWMIALDGQRIISNTAAVYVINRSKRRVMMFSIGTLSAVTHLVIAGYVYGKAGGMLSYDALWIPVLLINLHIFTVATGMVPLPSVIAGEVFPLEYRSIGGSISIISVATVSFLVLKTFPALIDSLGLSGTYVLYSGMIAYFLIVMWFLLPETKGRTLQEIEDEYKGVRKDNDREVMKPLSDDDKLSKE comes from the exons ATGACGAGGACAGGAACGGTTTCTCCGTTTTATAGACAG TGCTTCGTAACAGCAGCAGTATGTGGCCACATTATTGGTCACGGCTGCGCGCTGGGCTACCCTGCTGTGCTGCTGCCCAAGCTGGAGGCGCCAGGATCCTCGCTGCCGATCACTAAGGAGATGTCATCGTGGATCG CTTCAGCGATGGCCATCCCCATGCTGCTGGGGAACTTCATGTCGCCGCCCATCATGGACCGACTCGGGCGCAAGACCGCGCACTACACCGTCGCTGTGCCAGTGCTGGTTGGCTGGATTGTCATCATCATGGCCACTAGTTTTGAG GCGCTAGTCATCGGGAGAATCCTCCACGGCCTATCCTTTGGCTTAAACCTGCCTCTTCGCTCCGTCCTCATCGGCGAATACACCAGCCCTAAGAACAGAGGTGCCTTCCTTACCATGGTCTCTCTCGCCCAATCATTTGGCATATTCTTCGTCCACCTAATCGGATCATTAATAAGTTGGCAGAAGACTGCATTGATCTGCATATTATTTTCATTCGCAAGCCTTATCATGACTATTTATTCGCCAGAATCACCAAGTTATTTAGCTGCTAGAGGGAAGTATGATGACTGTAGAGAAGTCTTCAGATGGCTTAGAGGTGATGAGGAAGACGACGAATTGGACAGTATGATTCAAGCTAGACAGGATATTAAGGCTAATGGAGTTACAAGAAGAAAAGGCGCGAAAGAAATGCTAgttacaataaagaaaaaagagtTTTACAAGCCAATTCTGCTTATGGTCCACGCGTATGCTATGGTGGAATTCGCTGGAGGCACAACCATGGCATCTTATTCAACAGTTATCATAGGATTAATCCTTGGCCCTAATGCTAATGTTAACTTCTGGATGATAGCTTTGGATGGGCAGAGGATCATATCGAATACAGCTGCTGTGTACGTCATAAAcagaagcaagagaagagtTATGATGTTTTCTATAGGAACTTTGAGTGCTGTAACGCATTTGGTGATAGCTGGTTATGTCTACGGGAAAGCAGGTGGGATGTTATCGTATGATGCACTATGGATCCCAGTGCTTTTGATAAATTTGCACATATTTACTGTTGCTACTGGGATGGTGCCTCTACCAAGCGTCATAGCTGGAGAAGTGTTTCCTTTAGAATACAGAAGTATTGGTGGAAGCATCAGCATTATATCGGTTGCAACTGTGTCTTTTTTAGTTCTAAAAACATTCCCAGCTTTGATAGATAGTTTAGGTCTATCAGGAACCTATGTTTTATACTCGGGTATGATAGCATATTTTCTGATAGTCATGTGGTTTTTGTTACCAGAGACAAAAGGCAGGACTTTGCAGGAAATAGAAGACGAATATAAAGGTGTTAGGAAGGACAATGACAGAGAGGTGATGAAACCTCTGTCTGATGATGATAAGCTATCAAAAGAGTGA